In Terriglobales bacterium, the genomic stretch CCCGATCAAGGCCGTCGCTTTGGCCGAAGCCGCGTAGCGGGGCTCGGAATTGAGCATTGGCGGCCCTCAAGGCTCTCCAGAGCATCATTCAATTTGCCCCCGAGCGAGGCAAGTTGGGCGGCTGCCATCAGCCGCTGGCAGCTTTCAAAGAGATCGCGCTCTTCGGTTCGTATATGGGATGACAGGATTTCGGCAAAAACCTTCAAGTCGCCCGCTGTCAGGTCGCCATTTGCTGCCTTAGAAAAGTACCCGCGCAGCACCGAATGCTGGCCCAGCAATGTACGAACCAGCGGTTGCAGCTCCTGAAACCTGGCAGCTTCCACAAAAAGCACGCTTTCTTCGGCCTCAAAGTGGCTGCTGACCTCCTGCTCGAACTCCTGCCTGATCTCCCCCTGCCAGGCCTTAAGATCAACTTCACCTGACTCGATTGCACGAAGGATGCGAACACAGAGCGCCAGTGCATTGTGGTGCTGGCGGGAGAGCGGCACCAGGTTTTTGTCGCGAAGCACATATCATTATCGCCCGGGGTCCCCGGTTTGTCTCCTAACGTGGAAGAGCACGGCTTTAGCCGTGCGGCTGGCAGCAGGAGATGAGGGCTTTAGCCCCTGTGGACTCGA encodes the following:
- a CDS encoding hemerythrin domain-containing protein; translated protein: MLRDKNLVPLSRQHHNALALCVRILRAIESGEVDLKAWQGEIRQEFEQEVSSHFEAEESVLFVEAARFQELQPLVRTLLGQHSVLRGYFSKAANGDLTAGDLKVFAEILSSHIRTEERDLFESCQRLMAAAQLASLGGKLNDALESLEGRQCSIPSPATRLRPKRRP